One Mugil cephalus isolate CIBA_MC_2020 chromosome 22, CIBA_Mcephalus_1.1, whole genome shotgun sequence genomic window carries:
- the tprkb gene encoding EKC/KEOPS complex subunit TPRKB: MHLTHGLELFPDRRVTQMLFKEVKNAAELRKSAMEGKINAALINPTMLVDTFQVLVAANKAVHLQTIGKMKTRSLYSEIIFNLSPTNNISEAFKRFGISDGDDSVMVVLVHSEDEEQLLSDITDRVDGRQVPAQDVSSLSDHAKIKKLYKVTPQEEKCKSLIDAVVCRMATKDVM; this comes from the exons ATGCATCTAACACATGGGCTGGAGCTTTTCCCCGACCGCAGAGTGACTCAAATGCTTTTCAAAGAAGTCAAAAATGCAGCAGAGTTGAGAAAAAGTGCCATGGAGGGTAAGATCAACGCAGCCTTGATCAATCCTACAATG CTGGTGGATACTTTCCAAGTGCTGGTAGCTGCCAATAAAGCTGTGCATTTACAGACCATCGGAAAAATGAAAACGAGAAGTCTGTACTCAGAGATAATCTTCAACCTTTCACCTACTAATAAC ATCTCagaggcctttaaaaggttcggGATCTCTGACGGCGATGACTCTGTCATGGTGGTTTTGGTGCACAGTGAGGACGAGGAGCAGCTTCTCTCAGACATCACAGACCGCGTGGACGGACGGCAGGTTCCTGCCCAAGACGTGTCCTCGTTGTCAGACCACGCAAAGATCAAAAAG CTGTACAAAGTGACTCCTCAGGAGGAGAAGTGTAAGAGTCTGATTGACGCGGTCGTTTGCAGGATGGCCACCAAGGACGTCATGTAG
- the alg10 gene encoding dol-P-Glc:Glc(2)Man(9)GlcNAc(2)-PP-Dol alpha-1,2-glucosyltransferase yields the protein MEKFEGYIFTALCSVNFLVSCLLFSRVTREQREPYMDEIFHVPQAQKYCHGKFNEWDPMITTLPGLYLVSMGVIKPLAWLADLKGDVVCSTAMLRFINLLFNCGNLYLIYQLICKLHLKDKTRTSSRRVLSAVSLSTFPVLYFFNFLYYTDAGSTFFILFTYLMTLHGCHKASALLGACSVLFRQTNIIWVAFCAGTLVAAKMDEAWRTEHTKKKDEKSPPSQVPLSFSGAKKIMLFAAEFFTSPGHVKAVLLVAWPYAAVGVGFLAFVVLNEGIVVGDRTNHEACLNFPQLFYFFSFSLFFSLPVSLCYHRALRFLQALKKQPLFFLFVTGVSFLLIWKFTFVHQYLLADNRHFNFYVWRKLFQRHELMRFLLIPIYIFAGWNFLDSFKSRSLFWSLAFLTCLLSATVPQKLLEFRYFIVPYLMYRLHMPLPSLPRLIAEFVLYTAVNAATIYIFIGKTFHWPNSTAVQRFMW from the exons ATGGAGAAATTTGAAGGCTACATTTTCACTGCCCTGTGCAGCGTAAACTTCTTGGTATCCTGCCTGCTGTTCTCCAGAGTTACTCGGGAGCAGAGGGAGCCGTACATGGACGAGATCTTCCACGTTCCCCAAGCTCAGAAGTACTGCCATGGAAAATTCAACGAG TGGGACCCGATGATCACCACTCTCCCGGGCCTTTACCTCGTCTCCATGGGAGTCATCAAGCCCCTGGCGTGGCTCGCCGACCTGAAAGGCGATGTGGTGTGCTCCACAGCCATGCTGCGATTCATCAACCTGCTCTTCAACTGTGGCAACCTTTACCTGATCTATCAGCTTATCTGCAAGCTGCACCTCAAGGACAAG ACACGGACATCCTCGCGGCGCGTCCTGTCAGCGGTGTCTCTATCCACCTTCCCCGTGCTCTACTTCTTCAACTTCCTCTACTACACGGACGCCGGCTCCaccttcttcatcctcttcaccTACCTGATGACGCTCCACGGATGCCACAAGGCCTCGGCGCTCCTCGGCGCCTGCTCCGTGCTCTTCCGCCAGACCAACATCATCTGGGTGGCCTTCTGCGCAGGCACCCTCGTGGCCGCCAAAATGGATGAGGCCTGGAGGACGGAGCATACGAAAAAGAAGGATGAGAAGTCCCCGCCTTCTCAGGTGCCACTGTCATTTAGTGGGGCTAAGAAGATAATGCTTTTCGCCGCGGAGTTCTTCACGTCGCCCGGTCATGTGAAGGCGGTGCTGCTGGTGGCCTGGCCTTACGCAGCGGTCGGCGTTGGATTCCTGGCGTTTGTGGTGCTGAATGAGGGGATAGTGGTCGGCGACAGGACGAACCACGAGGCCTGCCTTAACTTCCCCCAactcttctacttcttctccttctctctcttcttctccctccccgTCTCGCTGTGTTACCACCGCGCCCTCCGTTTCCTTCAAGCTCTCAAAAAGCAGCCtttgttcttcctctttgtcaCCGGCGtctcttttctcctcatttGGAAGTTCACTTTTGTCCACCAGTACCTCCTGGCAGATAACCGGCATTTCAACTTCTACGTGTGGAGAAAACTTTTCCAGAGGCACGAGCTGATGcgtttcctcctcatccctATTTACATCTTTGCCGGGTGGAATTTTCTGGACTCCTTCAAGTCACGCTCGCTCTTCTGGAGTTTGGCCTTCCTGACGTGCCTCCTGTCCGCCACAGTCCCCCAAAAGCTCCTGGAGTTCAGGTATTTCATCGTCCCGTACCTGATGTACCGTCTGCACATGCCTCTCCCGTCTCTTCCCAGACTCATTGCGGAGTTCGTCCTCTACACGGCCGTGAACGCCGCGACTATTTACATCTTCATCGGTAAGACCTTCCACTGGCCGAACAGCACAGCCGTGCAGAGGTTCATGTGGTGA
- the srr gene encoding phenylserine dehydratase isoform X2, with translation MGEVSADAVTLDLLREARETVRSSPLGVINTPMVAWCQTTLPFSISCNIQIKLENMQRTGSFKIRGVANQFARRPKGGRFVTMSAGNYGKSFAYASKHYGSKGKVVMPETAPESRSTLIQSFGVEVERAPTSSLIDVVNRCVREDNMTFLHSYDDLDLIAGHASLGMELLEVMPEPDVVVVCCGGGGLLAGVAAAIKLSGCGKTRIYGVEPEGACTMYRSFTEKKPVGMDARSIASGLAPPFAGRLPYELCRRYVEGIVLVSDEEIAAAVSALYRSGFVVEPSGSAAFAAIVNDRIPELEGKNVVCILSGGNIGKDELANFPD, from the exons ATGGGTGAGGTGTCTGCAGACGCCGTCACCCTGGACCTATTGAGAGAAGCCAGAGAGACGGTGAGGAGCAGCCCTCTGGGTGTCATCAACACTCCCATGGTCGCCTGGTGCCAGACCACCCTGCCTTTCAGCATCAGCTGCAACATCCAAATCAAACTTGAAAACATGCAGAGAACTG GGTCCTTTAAAATCAGAGGAGTGGCCAATCAGTTCGCCAGGAGGCCGAAGGGTGGCCGCTTTGTCACCATGTCTGCAGGGAACTACGGGAAATCCTTCGCGTACGCCTCTAAGCACTATGGGTCGAAGGGAAAGGTGGTGATGCCAGAAACGGCCCCAGAGTCCAGGTCCACCCTcatacag AGTTtcggggtggaggtggagcgggCTCCCACGTCCAGTCTAATCGACGTGGTGAACCGTTGTGTTCGGGAGGACAACATGACCTTCCTGCACTCCTACGACGACCTGGATCTAATAGCAGGACACGCCAG TCTAGGTATGGAGCTGTTGGAGGTGATGCCCGAGCCcgatgtggtggtggtgtgctGCGGTGGAGGCGGGCTCCTCGCCGGAGTAGCCGCTGCCATCAAACTGTCAGGCTGTGGTAAAACCAGGATCTACGGCGTAGAACCAGAAGGAg CCTGTACAATGTACAGAAGCTTCACGGAGAAGAAGCCAGTGGGGATGGACGCGAGGAGCATTGCCTCGGGTCTCGCGCCGCCTTTCGCAG GCAGGCTGCCCTACGAGCTGTGCCGGCGCTACGTCGAGGGGATCGTCCTGGTTAGCGACGAGGAGATCGCGGCAGCCGTGTCCGCCCTCTACAGGTCCGGGTTCGTGGTCGAGCCGTCGGGCTCCGCCGCCTTTGCTGCCATCGTTAACGACAGGATACCGGAGCTGGAGGGGAAGAACGTCGTGTGCATCCTCAGCGGAGGGAACATTGGGAAAGACGAGCTTGCCAACTTCCCAGACTGA
- the srr gene encoding putative threonine dehydratase isoform X1: protein MGEVSADAVTLDLLREARETVRSSPLGVINTPMVAWCQTTLPFSISCNIQIKLENMQRTGSFKIRGVANQFARRPKGGRFVTMSAGNYGKSFAYASKHYGSKGKVVMPETAPESRSTLIQSFGVEVERAPTSSLIDVVNRCVREDNMTFLHSYDDLDLIAGHASLGMELLEVMPEPDVVVVCCGGGGLLAGVAAAIKLSGCGKTRIYGVEPEGASRRRSQWGWTRGALPRVSRRLSQAGCPTSCAGATSRGSSWLATRRSRQPCPPSTGPGSWSSRRAPPPLLPSLTTGYRSWRGRTSCASSAEGTLGKTSLPTSQTDTKITSYKSVQM, encoded by the exons ATGGGTGAGGTGTCTGCAGACGCCGTCACCCTGGACCTATTGAGAGAAGCCAGAGAGACGGTGAGGAGCAGCCCTCTGGGTGTCATCAACACTCCCATGGTCGCCTGGTGCCAGACCACCCTGCCTTTCAGCATCAGCTGCAACATCCAAATCAAACTTGAAAACATGCAGAGAACTG GGTCCTTTAAAATCAGAGGAGTGGCCAATCAGTTCGCCAGGAGGCCGAAGGGTGGCCGCTTTGTCACCATGTCTGCAGGGAACTACGGGAAATCCTTCGCGTACGCCTCTAAGCACTATGGGTCGAAGGGAAAGGTGGTGATGCCAGAAACGGCCCCAGAGTCCAGGTCCACCCTcatacag AGTTtcggggtggaggtggagcgggCTCCCACGTCCAGTCTAATCGACGTGGTGAACCGTTGTGTTCGGGAGGACAACATGACCTTCCTGCACTCCTACGACGACCTGGATCTAATAGCAGGACACGCCAG TCTAGGTATGGAGCTGTTGGAGGTGATGCCCGAGCCcgatgtggtggtggtgtgctGCGGTGGAGGCGGGCTCCTCGCCGGAGTAGCCGCTGCCATCAAACTGTCAGGCTGTGGTAAAACCAGGATCTACGGCGTAGAACCAGAAGGAg CTTCACGGAGAAGAAGCCAGTGGGGATGGACGCGAGGAGCATTGCCTCGGGTCTCGCGCCGCCTTTCGCAG GCAGGCTGCCCTACGAGCTGTGCCGGCGCTACGTCGAGGGGATCGTCCTGGTTAGCGACGAGGAGATCGCGGCAGCCGTGTCCGCCCTCTACAGGTCCGGGTTCGTGGTCGAGCCGTCGGGCTCCGCCGCCTTTGCTGCCATCGTTAACGACAGGATACCGGAGCTGGAGGGGAAGAACGTCGTGTGCATCCTCAGCGGAGGGAACATTGGGAAAGACGAGCTTGCCAACTTCCCAGACTGACACTAAAATTACTTCATACAAATCTGTGCAGATGTGA
- the trmu gene encoding mitochondrial tRNA-specific 2-thiouridylase 1 — MGLIRHVVCAMSGGVDSSVAALLLKRRGYNVTGVFMKNWDSLDESGVCISEKDCEDAYKVCQILDIPFHQVSYVKEYWHEVFSNLLKEYEKGRTPNPDIQCNKHIKFNHFHKYAINTLGADAIATGHYARTSQEDDEVFQQLHKAPPTTLFRDRFEIRNPVRLHKGADLLKDQTFFLSQISQDALRQTMFPLAGLTKEFVKKMAAEAGFHHVLQKKESMGICFIGERKNFEKFILEYVEPKPGNFVSIEDGTVMGTHRGWFTVTLGQRARIGGLKDAWFVVDKDIATGDVFVAPTTNHPALFRDTVRTDRFHWLAVDPPPELVRTQMMECHFRFIHQMPLVPCTVTLNMDGSVWISLSHSVRALTPGQFAVLYKGDECLGSGKIVQLGPSEYTLQKGRERMAAATRAEEQPSPQPAS, encoded by the exons ATGGGGTTGATAAGACACGTCGTGTGCGCCATGTCCGGCGGCGTTGACAGCTCTGTGGCGGCGCTGTTACTGAAGAGGAGAG GCTACAACGTGACTGGAGTCTTCATGAAGAACTGGGACTCCCTGGATGAGAGTGGGGTCTGTATTTCGGAGAAGGACTGTGAGGACGCCTACAAAGTGTGTCAGATCCTGGACATCCCGTTCCATCAAGTGTCCTATGTCAAAGAGTACTGGCATGAAGTTTTCAG CAATCTGCTGAAGGAATATGAGAAGGGCAGGACACCGAACCCAGACATACAAtgcaacaaacacatcaaattCAACCATTTCCACAAGTACGCCATCAACACTCTGG GTGCTGACGCCATTGCGACAGGCCACTACGCCAGGACGTCGCAGGAGGACGACGAGGTTTTCCAGCAGCTGCACAAAGCCCCGCCGACCACACTCTTCAGAGACCGATTCGAGATCCGAAATC CTGTGAGGTTGCACAAAGGTGCCGATCTCCTCAAGGACCAGACCTTCTTCCTCAGTCAGATCTCCCAGGATGCCCTGAGGCAGACCATGTTCCCCCTGGCCGGACTCACCAaagagtttgtgaaaaagatgGCTGCCGAGGCGGGGTTTCACCACGTGCTGCAGAAGAAAGAG AGTATGGGCATCTGCTTTattggagagagaaaaaactttGAAAAGTTCATTTTGGAG TATGTAGAACCAAAACCGGGAAACTTCGTCTCCATTGAGGACGGGACTGTCATGGGAACACACAGAG GTTGGTTCACCGTGACCCTGGGCCAGAGGGCGAGGATAGGAGGACTGAAAGACGCCTGGTTTGTGGTGGACAAAGATATTGCTACTGGAGATGTGTTCGTG GCTCCCACCACCAACCACCCGGCTCTTTTCCGCGACACGGTCCGAACGGACCGCTTCCACTGGTTGGCCGTCGACCCGCCTCCTGAACTCGTCAGGACCCAGATGATGGAGTGCCACTTCCGTTTCATCCACCAGATGCCGCTGG TTCCCTGCACGGTAACTCTGAACATGGACGGCTCTGTGTGGATTTCACTCTCACACTCGGTCCGAGCTCTGACGCCTGGACAG TTTGCTGTGCTCTACAAAGGGGACGAATGTCTGGGCAGCGGGAAGATCGTCCAGCTGGGCCCCAGCGAATACACGCTCCAGAAGGGCCGCGAGCGCATGGCAGCGGCTACGCGGGCCGAAGAGCAGCCCAGCCCTCAACCAGCCAGCTGA